In Pedobacter sp. WC2423, the following are encoded in one genomic region:
- a CDS encoding ATP-dependent helicase: protein MDYLAGLNPQQRAAVENTKGPAMIVAGAGSGKTRVITYRVAHLIEKGVDAFNILVLTFTNKASKDMRERISKVVGTEAKNLWMGTFHSVFAKILRVEAEKIGYPSNFTIYDTDDSKSLIRSILREMQLDDKLYNANFVYNRISSAKNNLVSHIEYMKSAEIQAEDISNKRPLIGSIYETYTKRCFKAGAMDFDDLLFKTNVLLKDHPDVLNKYQQKFKYLMVDEYQDTNFSQYTIVKKLAAAYQNICVVGDDAQSIYGFRGANIQNILNFEKDYPDLKVYKLEQNYRSTQNIVDVANSIIANNKNQLEKNVFSENESGDRIKVSRAFTDNEEGKIVAEAIVQDRTSKGLNYSDFAILYRTNAQSRAMEEGLRKLNIPYKIFGGLSFYQRKEIKDLIAYFRLTFNPSDEEAIKRVINYPKRGLGDTTVDKIIVAADQHNITMWQVVCEPQTYIAGRIANQLNDFSVLIQSFQAEAKKLDAYETALYIAQHSGILKELHTDDSVEGRSRYENIQELLNGIKEFAEREDIEDRSLAIFMQDIALLTNDDRQDDKEKDTVSMMTIHSAKGLEFKNVFVVGLEENLFPSQMSLNSRTDLEEERRLFYVAITRAEKKLTLTYATSRYRWGTLTNCEPSRFISEISARFLELEVVKAPKTSLSSDSFDGERRSWTQQRDSFSKPKPASSGSATQTAPARPKTSTILPTAHIPTPGFTADAASAFQNGMEVEHEKFGFGKIINLEGTLPDVKATVFFQGLGNKQLLLKFAKLRIVK from the coding sequence TTGGATTATTTAGCAGGATTAAACCCTCAGCAACGTGCAGCAGTAGAGAATACTAAAGGACCGGCAATGATTGTCGCTGGTGCGGGATCAGGTAAAACAAGGGTAATTACATACAGAGTCGCACATCTTATTGAAAAAGGTGTGGATGCTTTTAATATTTTAGTATTGACCTTTACAAACAAAGCTTCGAAAGATATGCGTGAGCGTATCTCAAAAGTTGTGGGTACAGAAGCAAAAAACTTATGGATGGGAACATTCCACTCTGTTTTTGCCAAAATACTACGTGTTGAAGCAGAAAAGATAGGTTATCCTTCTAATTTCACTATCTATGATACAGATGATAGTAAAAGTCTGATCAGATCTATTCTGCGTGAAATGCAATTAGATGATAAATTATATAATGCGAACTTCGTATATAACCGGATATCTTCTGCAAAAAACAACCTGGTCAGCCATATAGAATATATGAAAAGTGCCGAAATTCAGGCGGAGGACATTAGCAATAAACGTCCTTTAATCGGCTCTATCTATGAAACTTATACTAAACGCTGCTTTAAAGCAGGCGCAATGGATTTTGATGATTTACTTTTCAAAACCAATGTATTGTTAAAAGATCATCCTGATGTATTGAATAAATATCAGCAGAAGTTTAAATACCTGATGGTCGATGAGTACCAGGATACTAACTTTTCACAATATACCATTGTAAAAAAACTGGCAGCCGCTTATCAGAATATCTGTGTAGTAGGTGATGATGCGCAAAGTATTTATGGTTTCCGTGGTGCTAATATTCAGAATATCCTGAATTTTGAAAAGGATTACCCGGATTTAAAAGTTTATAAATTAGAGCAGAATTACCGCTCTACCCAAAATATTGTTGATGTCGCCAATAGTATCATTGCGAACAACAAAAATCAGCTGGAGAAAAACGTATTTTCTGAAAATGAATCTGGTGACAGAATCAAAGTATCAAGAGCATTTACTGATAATGAAGAAGGTAAAATAGTTGCCGAAGCTATCGTTCAGGACAGAACATCAAAAGGCTTAAATTATAGTGATTTCGCCATTCTTTACCGTACCAATGCCCAGTCAAGAGCAATGGAGGAAGGTTTGAGAAAACTCAACATCCCTTATAAAATTTTCGGAGGACTATCTTTCTATCAGCGTAAAGAGATTAAAGATTTAATTGCTTACTTCCGTCTTACTTTCAATCCAAGTGACGAAGAAGCTATCAAAAGAGTGATCAACTATCCAAAAAGAGGATTAGGTGATACTACAGTTGATAAAATTATAGTAGCTGCTGATCAGCATAACATAACAATGTGGCAGGTAGTCTGCGAGCCGCAAACTTATATTGCCGGCCGGATTGCGAACCAGCTGAATGATTTTTCTGTACTGATTCAGAGTTTTCAGGCCGAAGCCAAGAAGCTGGACGCTTATGAAACTGCATTATATATCGCACAACATTCCGGTATCCTGAAAGAACTGCATACTGATGACAGTGTAGAAGGCCGCAGCAGGTACGAAAACATTCAGGAATTACTGAATGGTATCAAAGAATTTGCTGAACGTGAAGATATTGAAGACAGAAGCCTTGCTATTTTCATGCAGGACATTGCGCTGTTAACGAATGATGACCGTCAGGATGATAAAGAAAAAGATACCGTTTCGATGATGACCATTCACTCGGCAAAAGGACTGGAATTCAAGAACGTTTTTGTGGTAGGGCTGGAAGAGAATCTGTTTCCTTCTCAAATGTCGCTCAATTCAAGAACTGATCTGGAAGAAGAACGCCGTTTATTCTATGTCGCCATTACCCGTGCAGAGAAGAAACTGACCCTGACTTATGCCACTTCACGTTACCGCTGGGGAACGCTGACCAATTGTGAGCCAAGCCGTTTTATCAGTGAGATCAGTGCAAGGTTCCTGGAACTGGAAGTAGTTAAAGCACCCAAAACAAGTTTATCGTCTGATAGCTTTGACGGGGAACGCAGGTCATGGACACAGCAAAGAGATTCTTTCAGCAAACCTAAACCAGCAAGCTCAGGCTCAGCTACTCAGACCGCTCCTGCAAGACCAAAAACCAGTACGATTCTGCCTACTGCGCACATCCCTACACCTGGTTTTACTGCTGATGCAGCCAGTGCATTTCAGAACGGTATGGAAGTGGAACATGAGAAGTTTGGATTCGGTAAAATTATCAATCTGGAAGGTACTTTACCGGACGTAAAAGCGACGGTATTTTTCCAGGGATTAGGAAACAAGCAATTGTTATTAAAATTTGCTAAATTGCGGATTGTAAAATAA
- the murA gene encoding UDP-N-acetylglucosamine 1-carboxyvinyltransferase — protein MNAFEIIGGKKLKGEIHPQGAKNEALQIISAVLLTEEKITVSNIPDIKDVNKLIELLGDLGVKVNRLSKDTYTFEAKNIDLEFFKSATFKAKGGSLRGSIMIVGPLLARFGQAAIPKPGGDKIGRRRLDTHFLGFEKLGAKFVYNAKESFFNVDATNLKGAYILLDEASVTGTANIVMAAVLAKGTTTIYNAACEPYLQQLCKMLNRMGARISGIGSNLLTIEGVTKLGGTEHRMLPDMIEIGSFIGLAAMTESEITIKNVCYDELGVIPDVFRKLGINFERRGDDIYIPSQKHYIIDTFIDGSILTIADSPWPGFTPDLLSIVLVIATQAKGSVLIHQKMFESRLFFVDKLIEMGAQIILCDPHRATVNGINKQYKLRGISMTSPDIRAGVSLLIAALSAEGTSTIYNIEQIERGYQDIDTRLRALGAQIKRVDANSPSH, from the coding sequence ATGAACGCATTTGAAATTATAGGTGGGAAGAAGTTAAAAGGTGAAATCCATCCGCAGGGGGCTAAAAATGAAGCGTTGCAGATTATATCTGCCGTTTTACTAACAGAAGAGAAAATCACTGTAAGTAATATCCCTGACATCAAAGATGTAAATAAACTGATTGAACTTCTGGGTGATCTGGGCGTTAAAGTAAACCGTTTATCAAAAGACACTTACACATTTGAAGCCAAAAACATCGATCTTGAATTCTTTAAATCAGCTACTTTTAAAGCTAAAGGTGGAAGTTTAAGAGGTTCAATCATGATCGTAGGCCCGCTTCTTGCACGTTTCGGACAAGCAGCCATCCCTAAACCAGGTGGTGATAAAATTGGACGCAGAAGACTGGACACTCACTTTCTTGGATTTGAAAAATTAGGTGCCAAATTTGTTTATAACGCTAAAGAATCGTTCTTTAATGTAGATGCAACAAACCTTAAAGGTGCTTATATCCTTTTAGATGAAGCCTCTGTAACTGGTACAGCGAATATAGTAATGGCTGCAGTACTGGCTAAAGGAACTACAACGATCTATAACGCTGCCTGTGAGCCTTATTTACAGCAGTTATGTAAAATGCTTAACCGCATGGGGGCCAGGATATCCGGAATTGGTTCTAACCTGCTGACTATCGAAGGGGTGACAAAACTAGGTGGTACTGAACACAGAATGTTACCTGATATGATTGAGATCGGATCTTTCATCGGCCTTGCAGCCATGACAGAATCAGAGATCACGATCAAAAATGTATGTTATGATGAATTGGGTGTTATACCTGATGTATTCAGAAAGTTAGGGATCAATTTTGAACGCAGGGGTGATGATATTTACATCCCTTCTCAAAAGCATTATATTATTGATACTTTTATCGACGGATCTATCCTGACTATTGCAGATTCACCATGGCCAGGCTTCACTCCTGACTTGCTGAGTATTGTATTAGTGATTGCAACTCAGGCAAAAGGTTCAGTCCTGATTCACCAGAAAATGTTCGAAAGCCGTTTATTCTTCGTAGATAAACTGATTGAAATGGGTGCTCAGATCATTTTATGTGACCCGCACAGAGCTACTGTAAACGGAATCAACAAACAATATAAATTAAGAGGTATCAGCATGACTTCTCCTGATATCAGAGCCGGAGTATCCTTATTAATTGCAGCTTTATCTGCAGAAGGCACTTCAACGATCTACAATATAGAACAAATTGAGCGTGGTTACCAGGATATTGACACACGTTTACGTGCATTAGGTGCACAGATTAAACGTGTTGATGCGAATTCTCCATCACACTAG
- a CDS encoding thioredoxin domain-containing protein: MNLEPNSLIRASSPYLLQHAYNPVNWYEWGEEALAKAKQENKLILVSIGYSACHWCHVMERESFELHEVAEVMNKHFVCIKVDREERPDIDQIYMLAIQLMTGSGGWPLNCICLPDQRPIYGGTYFKKEDWINILLNVADLWQTEPGKAEQYAVQLTEGIRNSEKVIPNIRTTPYTEKDLQDITTPWKRNFDMMEGGYNRAPKFPLPNNWQFLLRYSHLMKENATHVSTLLTLEKMAFGGIYDQIGGGFARYSVDGNWHVPHFEKMLYDNAQLISLYAEAYQFSGIRLFKEVAIESIAWIEREMTSPEGLFYAALDADSEGVEGKFYVWDLLEFEKILGADAALMAGYFNVTAQGNWEEEEINILLRKYTPEEYAELKGIPIADFTTKLNLAKEKLLAVRSKRMHPGLDDKCLTAWNAMMIKALAESSQIFDRQEFYLAAKKAADFILANLTAENGGLYRNYKHNKASITGFLDDYAFLISALIALYEADFEDNWLLEAKKLTDWVLSNFRDLDSPMLFYTPANGESLIARKHEIMDNVIPAANSVMAQNLKHLGLLFDEVRYTEKADAMLAAVHPQIKTYGSAYSNWAIQMMNEVFGINEIALTGDSITEVRKSLNERYIPNKIILGGTNSVLPLLKDKQSIETKIYICRNKSCQLPVTTVEEALKLIN; encoded by the coding sequence ATGAACCTGGAACCAAATAGTTTAATCCGCGCCTCTTCGCCTTACCTTTTGCAACATGCTTATAATCCTGTAAACTGGTATGAATGGGGGGAAGAAGCATTAGCCAAAGCAAAGCAGGAAAATAAACTGATTCTGGTCAGTATTGGTTATTCAGCCTGCCACTGGTGCCATGTGATGGAAAGGGAGAGCTTTGAGTTACACGAAGTAGCAGAGGTGATGAACAAACATTTTGTTTGCATTAAAGTAGACCGGGAAGAAAGACCTGATATTGATCAGATTTATATGCTGGCTATCCAGTTGATGACTGGCAGCGGGGGCTGGCCACTGAATTGTATCTGTTTACCAGATCAGCGGCCAATTTACGGAGGTACTTATTTTAAGAAAGAAGACTGGATCAATATTTTGTTAAATGTTGCCGATTTATGGCAAACTGAACCGGGCAAAGCAGAGCAGTATGCTGTTCAGCTAACTGAAGGTATCCGCAACTCAGAGAAAGTTATTCCTAATATCAGAACTACGCCTTATACAGAAAAAGACTTACAGGATATTACTACACCCTGGAAACGTAATTTCGATATGATGGAAGGTGGATATAACAGGGCACCTAAATTCCCTTTACCTAATAACTGGCAGTTTTTATTGCGTTACAGTCACTTAATGAAGGAGAATGCAACGCATGTGTCTACGCTGCTGACCCTGGAAAAGATGGCTTTTGGCGGGATTTATGATCAGATTGGTGGAGGCTTCGCGAGGTATTCGGTAGATGGCAACTGGCATGTACCTCACTTTGAAAAGATGTTGTATGATAATGCACAGCTGATCAGTTTATATGCGGAAGCTTATCAGTTTTCCGGTATCCGGTTATTTAAAGAAGTGGCTATAGAATCCATTGCCTGGATTGAGCGGGAAATGACTTCTCCTGAAGGATTATTTTATGCTGCGCTGGATGCCGACAGTGAAGGGGTTGAAGGTAAATTCTATGTATGGGATTTATTGGAATTCGAAAAAATACTGGGTGCTGATGCTGCATTAATGGCCGGTTATTTCAATGTGACAGCTCAGGGGAATTGGGAAGAGGAAGAAATCAATATCCTGCTGAGAAAATATACACCAGAAGAATACGCAGAATTAAAAGGGATTCCAATTGCTGATTTCACCACGAAGTTAAATCTTGCTAAAGAGAAATTACTGGCAGTACGGAGCAAAAGAATGCATCCTGGTTTAGATGATAAGTGTTTGACTGCATGGAATGCCATGATGATCAAAGCATTGGCAGAAAGCAGCCAGATTTTTGACCGGCAAGAGTTTTACCTGGCCGCAAAAAAAGCAGCAGATTTTATTCTGGCTAATTTAACGGCTGAAAATGGCGGACTATACCGGAATTACAAACATAATAAGGCCTCGATTACGGGTTTTCTTGATGATTATGCCTTCCTTATCTCAGCATTGATTGCTTTATATGAAGCTGATTTTGAAGATAACTGGTTACTGGAAGCAAAGAAACTGACAGATTGGGTGCTGAGCAACTTCCGTGATCTGGATAGCCCGATGTTATTTTATACACCTGCAAATGGGGAGTCGCTGATTGCACGTAAGCATGAGATTATGGACAATGTGATTCCTGCTGCGAACTCTGTTATGGCGCAGAATTTAAAACATCTGGGCTTATTATTTGATGAGGTCCGGTATACGGAAAAAGCAGATGCTATGCTGGCTGCGGTGCATCCTCAAATTAAAACCTATGGCTCTGCTTATTCGAACTGGGCGATCCAGATGATGAATGAAGTGTTTGGAATTAATGAAATTGCATTAACTGGAGATTCCATTACTGAGGTGAGGAAATCGCTGAATGAGAGGTACATTCCAAACAAAATTATATTAGGAGGAACAAATTCTGTACTTCCTTTGTTAAAAGATAAGCAAAGCATTGAAACAAAAATCTATATTTGCCGAAATAAATCATGTCAGCTGCCTGTAACAACAGTTGAAGAAGCATTAAAATTAATTAACTAA
- a CDS encoding dipeptidase, translating into MQEIKKYVEDNKQRFLEELFELLRFPSVSADPKYKGDVLNTAAFVAEKLKEAGADQVEICETAGYPIIYGEKIIDAALPTVLIYGHYDVQPADPLELWHTPPFEPTVRDGKIYARGACDDKGQFYMHVKAFELMMKTNTLACNVKFMIEGEEEVGSSNLGVFVKANTERLKADVVLISDTSMISMENPSIETGLRGLAYMEVEVTGPNRDLHSGVYGGAVANPITILCKMIASLHDENNHITIPAFYDKVIDLTADEKAALNSAPFDLNDYKKDLDINAEWGEKGYSTLERTGTRPTLEVNGIWGGYIGEGAKTVLPSKANAKISMRLVPHQSSDEISAIFQQHFESIAPDFVKVKVTAHHGGEPVVTPTDSIAYRAAEKAILTSFGKKPIPTRGGGSIPIVALFEDVLGIKSVLLGFGLDSDALHSPNEKYDIFNYYKGIETLPLFHKYFAELSK; encoded by the coding sequence ATGCAAGAGATCAAAAAATATGTAGAAGACAACAAGCAGCGCTTTTTAGAAGAGTTGTTTGAATTATTACGTTTTCCTTCAGTAAGTGCAGACCCGAAATATAAAGGTGATGTGTTGAATACCGCTGCTTTTGTTGCGGAAAAGCTGAAAGAAGCGGGTGCAGATCAAGTGGAGATTTGTGAGACTGCCGGATATCCTATTATATATGGAGAGAAAATTATTGATGCAGCATTACCTACTGTTTTAATTTATGGTCATTATGATGTGCAGCCAGCGGATCCATTGGAATTATGGCATACGCCTCCTTTTGAGCCTACTGTTCGTGATGGTAAAATATATGCGCGTGGTGCTTGTGATGATAAAGGACAGTTTTACATGCATGTAAAGGCTTTCGAATTGATGATGAAAACCAACACACTTGCCTGTAATGTGAAATTTATGATCGAAGGAGAAGAGGAAGTCGGTTCCAGTAACCTTGGAGTCTTCGTCAAAGCAAATACGGAACGTTTGAAAGCTGATGTAGTTCTGATTTCTGATACTTCAATGATCAGCATGGAGAATCCTTCTATTGAAACCGGCTTACGTGGCTTAGCTTATATGGAAGTAGAAGTGACCGGCCCGAACAGAGATCTTCACTCGGGTGTTTATGGCGGTGCAGTTGCCAATCCTATCACTATTTTATGCAAAATGATTGCTTCGTTACATGATGAGAACAATCATATTACTATTCCTGCTTTCTATGATAAAGTAATAGATTTAACAGCAGATGAAAAAGCTGCTTTAAATTCGGCTCCTTTTGATTTGAATGACTATAAAAAAGATCTTGATATCAATGCGGAATGGGGGGAGAAAGGATATTCTACTTTAGAACGTACGGGAACAAGACCAACTTTAGAGGTCAATGGTATCTGGGGTGGTTATATCGGTGAGGGTGCTAAAACAGTGTTGCCTTCCAAAGCAAATGCTAAAATTTCCATGCGCCTGGTACCTCACCAGAGTTCGGATGAAATTTCTGCTATTTTTCAGCAGCATTTTGAAAGTATCGCTCCTGATTTTGTAAAGGTAAAAGTGACTGCACATCATGGTGGTGAGCCGGTCGTTACCCCTACTGATAGCATTGCTTACCGTGCTGCTGAAAAAGCGATCCTGACAAGTTTTGGTAAAAAACCAATTCCAACCAGGGGTGGTGGCAGTATTCCTATCGTTGCTTTGTTTGAAGATGTGCTGGGAATTAAATCTGTATTGTTAGGCTTTGGTCTTGATAGTGATGCTTTACACTCACCCAATGAAAAGTATGATATATTCAATTACTATAAAGGAATTGAAACTTTGCCTTTATTTCACAAGTATTTTGCGGAACTAAGCAAATAA
- a CDS encoding glycosyltransferase family 39 protein, with product MRFNSTPQTTTLLIYLFALISLTLHLIGLNNYGIGRDEFLHIALGNHPAAGYMEVPPFIAWIAKFSITFFGDSAFAIRIIPATFAALTILTAGFIVKEIGGRNFAITINGLALCLSPAFLASGYLLQPVVFDQFWWVLTYFLLIKYTFTRQSKYLLFLGPVIGLGLLTKYAILFVIIAIIAGLLLTAQRKLLVKKQLYMAVFIALLIFLPNIIWQYLHHWPVLTHMKELTATQLVHNTAIGFIKAQLISNGTAVLLWIPGLLLLLFHKKMANLRWMGFSYFLLLALLIYFKGKPYYAFGVYPVLFALSAYGIELVTQRTNTSLKYVIAFLVLLPNAVFMPMFIPILPIDRAVVYFKSLHMDDFLYWEDGKKHQTTQDYGDMFGWEEMTAITAKAYAMIPENQRNSTTIFVENYGEAGAIDHLGKKYKLPPVVSLSSSFTLWAPERIPYQCIIYVDDKGQVEKIKPAYAKAELIGTVTNKLSREYETKIWLLTGAKVDINPVYQSALKEKRQ from the coding sequence ATGCGTTTCAATTCTACACCTCAAACCACGACACTCCTTATTTACCTGTTTGCCCTGATCAGTCTTACACTTCATCTGATTGGCTTAAATAACTATGGTATTGGCCGGGATGAATTTTTACATATCGCTCTTGGTAACCATCCCGCGGCAGGTTATATGGAAGTCCCCCCCTTTATAGCGTGGATAGCTAAATTTTCCATTACCTTTTTTGGTGACAGCGCTTTTGCAATCAGGATAATCCCCGCTACTTTCGCTGCCTTAACTATACTGACTGCAGGTTTCATCGTTAAAGAAATTGGCGGCAGAAATTTTGCCATCACCATCAACGGTCTTGCACTTTGTTTGTCTCCCGCATTTCTGGCTTCAGGGTACCTGTTACAGCCCGTAGTATTTGATCAGTTCTGGTGGGTGCTCACCTACTTTTTGCTGATTAAATACACCTTTACCCGGCAAAGCAAATATTTACTCTTCCTTGGCCCTGTTATCGGCCTTGGTCTATTAACAAAATATGCAATCCTGTTTGTGATTATTGCAATCATTGCCGGCCTGTTACTCACAGCACAACGAAAATTACTAGTCAAAAAGCAGCTTTATATGGCTGTATTCATTGCATTACTGATTTTCTTGCCGAATATTATCTGGCAATACCTGCACCACTGGCCTGTACTTACCCACATGAAAGAGCTTACAGCAACTCAGTTGGTTCACAATACAGCCATAGGATTTATTAAAGCACAGCTGATCTCTAATGGAACTGCAGTGCTGCTATGGATACCGGGCCTGCTTTTACTGCTCTTTCATAAAAAAATGGCAAACCTCAGGTGGATGGGTTTCAGTTATTTCCTTCTTTTGGCGCTGCTGATTTATTTCAAAGGAAAACCTTATTATGCTTTCGGCGTATACCCCGTATTGTTTGCTTTAAGTGCTTATGGTATTGAGCTTGTAACCCAGCGCACAAATACTTCACTAAAATATGTGATTGCTTTTCTGGTGCTCTTACCAAATGCGGTTTTCATGCCTATGTTTATTCCTATCTTACCCATTGACCGGGCTGTAGTCTATTTCAAATCCCTGCACATGGATGATTTCCTTTATTGGGAAGACGGAAAGAAACACCAGACCACACAAGATTACGGAGATATGTTCGGTTGGGAAGAAATGACTGCAATCACAGCTAAAGCCTATGCTATGATTCCTGAAAATCAACGCAACTCGACTACAATCTTTGTCGAAAATTATGGAGAAGCCGGTGCAATTGACCATCTCGGCAAAAAGTACAAGCTCCCGCCAGTGGTATCCTTAAGCAGTAGTTTTACCCTTTGGGCACCTGAGCGTATTCCTTATCAATGTATTATCTATGTAGATGATAAAGGACAGGTAGAAAAAATTAAACCAGCCTACGCTAAGGCTGAACTGATTGGGACAGTCACCAATAAATTATCCAGAGAATACGAAACAAAAATATGGCTGCTTACAGGGGCAAAGGTCGATATTAACCCGGTTTATCAGTCTGCATTGAAAGAGAAAAGACAATGA
- a CDS encoding GNAT family N-acetyltransferase, translating to MNEEYINLPLVKNQDQNRFELKVGDYTAFIDYKERSKKIWLIHTEAPEELKGKGAATAVIEKTLAYIEENDYKLIPLCPLVVAYLKRHTYWNRILEESIDPF from the coding sequence ATGAATGAAGAATATATAAATCTGCCCCTGGTTAAGAATCAGGATCAGAACCGTTTCGAACTTAAAGTAGGTGATTACACCGCATTTATAGATTATAAAGAGCGAAGTAAAAAGATCTGGCTCATTCATACCGAAGCACCAGAAGAACTGAAAGGGAAAGGGGCAGCAACCGCAGTGATCGAAAAGACACTGGCCTATATAGAAGAAAACGATTATAAACTGATTCCGCTATGCCCGCTGGTTGTGGCCTACCTTAAACGCCATACCTATTGGAACCGGATATTAGAGGAAAGTATCGATCCTTTTTAA
- a CDS encoding DUF4290 domain-containing protein — translation MNFDYNTTRNELILAEYGRNVQNMVKYICELPDLEERNKYAQAVIDLMGFLNPHLRDVADFKHKLWDHLHIISGYKIDVDSPYPKPTPEMALVKPSHIGYPQQRIKYKHYGKTVEVMIERAIAVEEPERRAALVQGIANFMKMAYVTWNKDSVADETILKNLSELSGGLLQLEENINLNKVEFRPPVNRTSTNTNRGRNNNNNNNKGRQNNNNNNRPRSSNPNPKQRH, via the coding sequence ATGAATTTCGATTACAATACCACAAGAAACGAGTTAATTCTTGCAGAATACGGACGTAATGTACAGAACATGGTGAAGTACATTTGCGAGCTGCCGGATCTGGAAGAACGCAATAAATATGCTCAGGCAGTGATAGATCTGATGGGTTTTTTAAACCCTCATCTAAGGGATGTTGCCGATTTCAAGCATAAATTATGGGACCATTTACACATTATCTCCGGTTATAAAATCGATGTAGATAGTCCCTACCCAAAACCAACTCCTGAAATGGCATTGGTTAAACCTTCGCATATCGGTTATCCGCAGCAAAGGATCAAATACAAGCATTACGGCAAAACTGTTGAGGTGATGATCGAAAGAGCCATCGCAGTAGAAGAACCTGAACGCCGGGCAGCATTGGTACAGGGTATCGCCAACTTTATGAAAATGGCTTATGTCACCTGGAATAAAGACAGTGTGGCCGATGAGACTATTCTAAAGAACCTGAGTGAGTTATCAGGCGGTTTACTGCAGCTGGAAGAAAATATCAACCTGAATAAGGTAGAATTCAGACCTCCGGTAAACAGAACTTCTACCAATACCAACCGCGGGCGCAACAATAACAACAATAATAATAAGGGAAGGCAAAACAATAACAATAATAACCGCCCGCGCAGCAGCAATCCCAATCCAAAACAAAGACATTAA
- a CDS encoding glycoside hydrolase family 25 protein, producing MPPPLKKTPANQGKLIFDQPLVPKATPKMASKAAPKRRKPAVKKKKGLSLQWKFVIAGLLLILFSPLYYGYVLKLFTSTTRWILDIGEDPNYRTYKSFDIQIPKRYSIHGIDVSSYQGKIDWIKVKAMKDDDVSIKFAFIKATEGISSVDPYFQRNWREAPKAGIICGAYHYFIPKKSGLWQARFFLQTVKYESGDLPPVIDIETLSGVSPEKMRAELKDFITHVERKTGVKPIIYSGLVFYKDYLKGHFDGYPLWIAHYYKAELKAGANTKWSFWQHSDKARITGINHVVDFNAFRGDSLSFQQLLIK from the coding sequence GTGCCTCCACCTCTAAAGAAAACACCTGCCAACCAGGGAAAGCTTATTTTTGATCAGCCGCTTGTACCTAAGGCGACTCCAAAAATGGCCTCAAAAGCAGCTCCCAAACGGAGAAAGCCTGCTGTAAAGAAGAAAAAAGGACTTTCATTGCAATGGAAGTTTGTGATTGCAGGATTACTGCTTATTTTATTTTCCCCCTTATATTATGGGTATGTACTAAAGCTTTTTACTTCGACAACCCGGTGGATACTGGATATAGGAGAAGATCCGAATTACCGGACTTATAAGAGTTTTGATATTCAAATCCCTAAACGTTATAGCATTCATGGAATTGATGTTTCTTCTTACCAGGGGAAAATTGACTGGATTAAGGTAAAGGCAATGAAGGATGACGATGTCAGTATCAAATTTGCATTTATCAAAGCTACGGAAGGGATTTCCAGTGTGGATCCTTATTTTCAGCGCAATTGGCGTGAAGCACCAAAAGCAGGTATCATTTGTGGTGCTTATCATTATTTTATTCCTAAAAAATCGGGTTTATGGCAGGCCAGGTTTTTCCTGCAAACGGTTAAGTATGAGTCTGGAGATTTACCTCCGGTCATTGATATTGAAACTTTAAGTGGTGTTTCTCCAGAAAAGATGCGTGCAGAACTGAAGGATTTTATTACACATGTAGAAAGAAAAACGGGCGTAAAACCTATCATTTATTCCGGGCTGGTATTTTACAAAGATTATCTGAAAGGGCATTTTGATGGCTATCCTTTATGGATTGCGCATTATTATAAAGCAGAGCTGAAAGCTGGCGCGAATACCAAATGGTCTTTTTGGCAGCACTCCGATAAAGCCAGAATTACGGGGATCAATCATGTAGTAGATTTTAATGCATTTAGAGGAGATAGCTTATCTTTTCAGCAATTGCTGATCAAATAG
- a CDS encoding helix-turn-helix domain-containing protein, protein MAKATFKKRRNQEAILIVGNNVRKLRKIKGWTISEFAFRCELDPHQISRIELGLTDANITMLTLIAEKLEVDIRLFFEKDEQ, encoded by the coding sequence ATGGCTAAAGCAACTTTTAAGAAAAGGCGAAATCAGGAGGCAATCTTAATCGTTGGCAACAATGTCAGGAAATTGCGTAAAATCAAAGGCTGGACCATTTCTGAGTTCGCCTTCAGGTGCGAGCTGGATCCCCACCAGATCAGCAGGATAGAGCTTGGGTTAACTGATGCGAATATCACGATGCTGACCCTGATTGCCGAAAAATTAGAAGTCGATATCCGTCTTTTTTTTGAAAAGGATGAGCAGTAG